The DNA segment TGGAAAAAGAAGGCTTAAAGCCAAATACGGTGCAGCAGCACCGCAGGTATGTGGAGGGGTTTAAGGGCTGGATGAGCTCAGAAAGCCTGGCCATTACCGCCATAAGTTACAGTGATGTGCTGGATTATGCCGATCATCTGCAAAAGGAAGGCTGCAGTACAGGTTATGTAAACCGGGTATTGTTGTCGATACGTTATTACTTCAGCTGGCTTCAGCAAAGCAGTGGTGTCCATAACCCTGCCGCAGGTATCCGGCTGAAAGGTGCTGTTCGGGGTATCCCGCATGGCCTGCTGGAAAAAGCAGAGCTGGATGGATTGTATGAAGGTTATGTGGTGAAAGATGACCGTAGCCAGCGGAATAAAGTGATGTTGTCGCTGCTGATCTACCAGGGCATCACCAATGAAGAAATGCACCACTTAAAAGCAGATCATATCCAGCTTAAAGAAGGGAAGATCCGGATTGCGGCAATGGGTGGCAGCAATAGCCGTACGCTTAAACTGGAAGCTTTCCAGATCATGGAGCTACATGAATACCTCACTGTTACCCGGGTTAAAATCCTGGCTGGCAGCACAGATAACAGGCCGGGAAGAAAGCCTGAAATGATGAAGCCTGCAGCGCAGATCAGTCAGCTGTTTATCAGTATGAACGGCTCTGAAAACTTAAAGAACAGTCTGTTACACTTCAATTATGCTTTAAGAAAGCTAAACCCTAAATATAAGAATGCGGCGCAGATCCGTCAGAGTGTCATCACTGAATGGCTAAAGGAAAAGGACTTAAGAACGGTTCAATATATGGCAGGCCATAAATATGTAAGTTCAACTGAACGTTATCAGACGACCAACCTTGAAGACCTGAAAGAAGCTTTAAACAAGCAC comes from the Pedobacter sp. FW305-3-2-15-E-R2A2 genome and includes:
- a CDS encoding site-specific integrase, producing MNSFELYLEKEGLKPNTVQQHRRYVEGFKGWMSSESLAITAISYSDVLDYADHLQKEGCSTGYVNRVLLSIRYYFSWLQQSSGVHNPAAGIRLKGAVRGIPHGLLEKAELDGLYEGYVVKDDRSQRNKVMLSLLIYQGITNEEMHHLKADHIQLKEGKIRIAAMGGSNSRTLKLEAFQIMELHEYLTVTRVKILAGSTDNRPGRKPEMMKPAAQISQLFISMNGSENLKNSLLHFNYALRKLNPKYKNAAQIRQSVITEWLKEKDLRTVQYMAGHKYVSSTERYQTTNLEDLKEALNKHHPLK